In the Leptospira johnsonii genome, one interval contains:
- the kdpC gene encoding potassium-transporting ATPase subunit KdpC encodes MIRAILQFGLWTFICGIFYPAIVYGFAKFAFPKASSGSLVEFDGKILGSELIAQSFDSPEYFHSRPSAIGYDSSSSGGSNLGPTSVLLSKKVEERRAYWIARGGAELVPSELLYSSGSGLDPHLSPEAVKYQIPLVAKVKGISEEKLGGLVEGSIEPPEWGLFGSFKINILKLNLKLRSIYLEENILKK; translated from the coding sequence ATGATACGCGCGATTTTGCAGTTCGGACTTTGGACTTTTATTTGTGGGATCTTTTATCCAGCTATTGTATATGGATTTGCTAAATTCGCTTTTCCTAAAGCAAGTTCAGGCTCCTTGGTTGAATTTGATGGAAAGATACTCGGTTCTGAATTGATTGCGCAGTCTTTTGATTCTCCGGAATATTTTCATTCCAGACCTTCTGCGATCGGTTATGACTCTTCTTCTTCCGGTGGTTCTAATCTTGGACCTACTAGCGTTCTGCTTTCTAAAAAAGTGGAGGAAAGAAGAGCTTACTGGATTGCAAGAGGCGGAGCTGAACTTGTGCCTTCCGAACTTTTGTATTCCTCCGGAAGTGGGCTGGATCCACATTTGAGTCCGGAGGCTGTGAAATATCAGATCCCTTTGGTGGCAAAGGTAAAAGGAATTTCAGAGGAGAAATTAGGTGGATTGGTAGAAGGATCTATAGAACCTCCTGAATGGGGACTATTCGGTTCTTTTAAGATCAATATTTTGAAATTGAACCTGAAGTTAAGATCTATTTACTTAGAAGAGAATATTCTAAAAAAATAA
- a CDS encoding sensor histidine kinase has translation MRPTEENRPDPDELLSRIGGEETKSRGKLKIFFGMAAGVGKTFEMLRDAQKAKSEGIDVWIGYLETHNRKETEVQAEGLPVIPRKRSKYKSVDLEEMDIDAILEKKPDLVLIDELAHTNVPGSRHPKRYQDVLEILDQGINVYSTLNVQHLESRAGIVEEISGAPVSERVPDSILEIADEVELIDLVPDDLIKRLKEGKIYPSDKVPQALHSFFKIPNLTALRELSLNFTSKLVDRELSRLEPTKDSKLSDKILVAVSSSSQAANLIRYAKRISFGLKCPWVAVHVDNGEVLSSDQKDLLRQNLGLARELGAEILNISDRDPVLGIVRAINRTKATHVVIGRSGKSKLFRTLRGGSFVDKLSEQSGDFQILLAPTEITKESPKIRFGFFTKGTRSKPIQYFLSFLALLGITSFNLLLNIFAGYWSIGLVYLFFIMFVALFAGRGPVLVTASLSAMFWNFLFIPPKFTFYIDKVEDWMMFGTYFVLAMVLGALTTRLRDREEALQTGEEALSGLYRLSVALSKTHSLDEIVSVAVETIGDTFRSSVLILLTDQDSLLSRTPHPKSGFKPDMKESALAAWTFQNRKPSGKDTDTVPLSKGLYLPLLTPGGCFGVVGLDREHKESLELEEESLLFSMLNQIALALERIQLLGIRANAKVVEESEKFYSALFNSVSHDFRTPLTVIRASLDLLESGDGKDEKERSNLFSEIRIAYKKLDRLVGDLLDMSRLESGRLMLDLQWEDPVDLVNETVRIAEHEKGEHILLVQSDESMPLVRMDRRLMIQVLIHLLQNAFLHTETNSTVIVRASVPKDHLLLTVEDNGPGIPVGQEGKIFEKFTKVSGSMQGTGLGLSICKGLVEAQGGKIWAENRQEGGARFLIRIPVLTFPPLEDSIG, from the coding sequence GTGAGACCTACGGAAGAAAATAGGCCGGATCCGGACGAGTTACTTTCTCGGATCGGAGGAGAGGAGACTAAAAGTAGAGGGAAATTGAAAATTTTCTTCGGGATGGCCGCAGGCGTAGGCAAAACTTTCGAGATGTTACGAGACGCTCAAAAAGCAAAGTCGGAAGGAATAGACGTCTGGATCGGTTACTTAGAAACTCATAATAGAAAAGAAACCGAAGTCCAGGCAGAAGGCCTTCCTGTCATTCCTCGGAAAAGGTCCAAATACAAGTCTGTGGATCTGGAGGAAATGGATATAGATGCCATTCTGGAAAAAAAGCCGGATCTTGTTTTGATAGATGAGCTTGCTCATACAAATGTTCCAGGTTCCAGGCATCCTAAAAGATACCAAGACGTTCTGGAAATTTTGGATCAAGGTATAAATGTTTATTCTACTTTGAATGTGCAACATTTGGAAAGTAGGGCAGGTATCGTGGAGGAAATATCGGGTGCTCCTGTTTCAGAGAGGGTTCCCGATTCCATTTTAGAAATTGCTGATGAAGTAGAATTGATCGATCTAGTCCCGGACGATCTAATCAAACGTTTGAAAGAAGGAAAAATTTACCCTTCCGATAAGGTTCCCCAGGCTTTACATTCTTTCTTTAAGATCCCGAATCTAACGGCTCTTAGGGAACTTTCTCTAAATTTTACCTCCAAATTGGTAGATAGGGAACTTTCTCGTTTGGAACCGACTAAGGATTCCAAACTTTCGGACAAAATTTTAGTGGCTGTATCTTCTTCTTCCCAGGCTGCCAATCTGATACGTTATGCGAAACGAATTTCTTTCGGATTAAAATGTCCTTGGGTGGCGGTGCATGTAGACAATGGGGAGGTTTTATCATCGGATCAGAAGGACCTCTTAAGACAAAACTTGGGTCTTGCAAGAGAATTAGGTGCGGAGATACTGAACATTTCTGACAGAGATCCTGTTCTCGGTATTGTAAGAGCAATCAATCGAACTAAGGCAACTCATGTTGTTATAGGAAGAAGCGGCAAGAGTAAACTTTTCAGGACCTTAAGAGGAGGCTCCTTTGTTGATAAACTAAGCGAACAATCCGGCGATTTTCAGATACTTCTCGCTCCGACGGAAATTACAAAGGAGAGTCCTAAGATCCGATTTGGATTTTTTACGAAAGGAACAAGATCGAAGCCAATCCAGTATTTTCTTTCCTTTTTGGCGTTACTCGGGATTACTTCCTTCAATCTTTTGCTGAATATTTTTGCAGGTTATTGGTCTATTGGATTAGTATATCTGTTTTTTATAATGTTTGTGGCTCTGTTTGCAGGCAGAGGACCTGTTCTAGTCACTGCTTCTTTGAGCGCGATGTTTTGGAACTTTCTATTTATTCCTCCCAAATTCACGTTCTATATAGATAAAGTAGAAGATTGGATGATGTTCGGGACTTACTTTGTATTGGCCATGGTTTTGGGCGCTCTTACAACAAGATTAAGAGACAGAGAAGAAGCCTTACAAACTGGAGAGGAAGCTCTCTCCGGTCTATATAGACTTTCAGTAGCATTATCAAAAACTCATAGTTTAGACGAGATTGTGTCAGTTGCGGTGGAAACGATAGGAGATACATTTAGATCTTCCGTTTTGATCTTACTTACGGATCAGGATTCTTTACTTTCTCGCACACCTCATCCTAAAAGCGGTTTTAAACCGGATATGAAAGAATCCGCCTTGGCCGCTTGGACCTTCCAAAATAGAAAGCCTTCCGGGAAAGATACCGATACCGTTCCTTTGTCTAAAGGTTTGTATCTTCCGTTACTTACTCCAGGAGGTTGTTTTGGAGTTGTAGGTTTAGATAGAGAACATAAGGAAAGTTTGGAATTAGAAGAAGAGAGTCTTTTATTTTCAATGCTGAACCAGATCGCTTTGGCATTAGAGCGGATACAATTACTTGGAATTCGTGCAAACGCTAAAGTAGTAGAAGAATCTGAAAAATTTTACTCAGCATTATTTAATTCGGTCAGCCATGATTTTCGGACTCCCTTGACCGTTATTCGCGCTTCCTTGGATCTATTAGAATCAGGGGATGGCAAAGATGAAAAGGAGAGATCCAATTTATTCTCAGAGATCCGGATCGCTTACAAAAAATTGGACAGGTTAGTTGGAGATCTACTGGATATGTCTAGGTTAGAATCCGGAAGATTGATGTTGGATCTACAATGGGAAGATCCTGTGGATTTGGTAAATGAAACGGTCCGAATCGCAGAACATGAAAAGGGAGAGCATATATTATTAGTTCAATCGGATGAAAGTATGCCTCTTGTCAGAATGGACAGAAGATTGATGATCCAGGTTTTAATCCATCTATTACAAAATGCATTTTTGCATACTGAAACGAATAGCACAGTTATAGTAAGAGCAAGTGTTCCTAAGGATCATCTTCTATTAACGGTAGAGGATAATGGACCTGGAATTCCTGTAGGACAAGAAGGTAAAATTTTTGAAAAATTCACCAAAGTTTCGGGTTCTATGCAAGGAACAGGTCTCGGGCTTTCTATCTGCAAGGGACTTGTAGAAGCGCAAGGTGGAAAGATCTGGGCGGAAAATCGACAAGAAGGAGGAGCTAGATTTCTTATTCGAATCCCTGTGCTAACTTTCCCACCTCTGGAGGATTCTATTGGCTAG